Proteins from one Leishmania infantum JPCM5 genome chromosome 21 genomic window:
- a CDS encoding putative 40S ribosomal protein S23 yields the protein MTKTNGQNAARKLVRLRCRNRWADKGWKRAHTFSARKANPFGGSSHAKGIVLEKIGVGAKQPNSAIRKCVRVQLIKNDKKIIAFVPNDGCLHFIEENDEVLVSGFGRSGHAVGDIPGVRFKIVKVSNVGLYALYRQKKEKPRN from the coding sequence ATGACGAAGACCAACGGTCAGAACGCAGCTCGTAAgctggtgcgcctgcgctgccgcaaCCGCTGGGCCGACAAGGGCtggaagcgcgcgcacaccttCTCGGCCAGGAAGGCGAACCCCTTCGGCGGGTCGTCGCACGCCAAGGGCATCGTGCTGGAGAAgatcggcgtcggcgccaagCAGCCTAACTCCGCCATTCGtaagtgtgtgcgtgtgcagctgaTCAAGAACGACAAGAAGATCATCGCGTTCGTGCCGAACGATGGCTGCCTTCACTTCATCGAGGAGAACGACGAGGTGCTGGTGTCTGGTTTCGGCCGTTCCGGCCACGCCGTCGGTGATATTCCCGGCGTCCGCTTCAAGATCGTGAAGGTGTCGAACGTCGGCCTGTACGCCCTGTACCGGCAGAAGAAGGAGAAGCCGCGTAACTAG
- the CRK1 gene encoding cdc2-related kinase gives MTSRYERQEKIGEGTYGVVYKARDTSTAATVALKRIRLDSEEEGVPCTAIREISLLKELRHENIVKLLDVCHSEHRLTIVFEYLDLDLKKYLDRENGNLDAATVQHFMRDLLRGVAFCHQRSVLHRDLKPQNLLISREKELKLGDFGLGRSFAIPVRKFTNEVVTLWYRPPDVLLGSMQYGPPVDVWSVGCIFSEMATGTPLFAGKNDADQLMRIFRFLGTPNNRVWPSMNQYPNSNNMLSQPEFLQNFEPEWSNVLGSVPGYEKLGCAGVDLLEKLLRYEPSERITAADALNHPYFSLQF, from the coding sequence aTGACCAGCCGGTACGAGCGGCAGGAGAAGATCGGCGAGGGCACCTACGGCGTGGTGTACAAGGCCCGAGATACGTCCACTGCCGCGACGGTCGCGTTGAAGCGCATTCGGCTTGactcggaggaggagggcgtgccgtGCACCGCCATTCGCGAGATTtcgctgctgaaggagctgcgaCATGAGAACATCGTGAAGCTGCTGGACGTGTGTCACAGCGAGCACCGTCTGACGATCGTCTTCGAGTATTTAGACCTAGACTTGAAGAAGTATCTCGACCGCGAGAACGGCAACCTCGATGCGGCAACGGTTCAGCACTTTATGCGcgacctgctgcgcggcgtcgccttcTGCCACCAGCGCAGTGTCCTGCATCGCGACCTGAAGCCGCAGAATCTTCTCATCTCGCGCgagaaggagctgaagcTAGGCGACTTCGGTCTCGGTCGTTCCTTCGCCATCCCAGTGCGCAAATTCACGAACGAGGTGGTGACGCTGTGGTACCGACCGCCCGACGTTCTGCTCGGCTCGATGCAGTACGGTCCGCCGGTGGACGTGTGGTCCGTGGGGTGCATCTTCTCCGAGATGGCCACCGGGACGCCGCTCTTCGCCGGGAAGAACGATGCCGACCAGCTCATGCGGATCTTCCGCTTCCTAGGCACACCGAACAACCGGGTTTGGCCGTCCATGAACCAGTACCCGAACTCGAACAACATGCTGTCGCAGCCGGAGTTTTTGCAGAACTTCGAGCCGGAATGGAGCAACGTGCTCGGCTCCGTGCCCGGGTACGAGAAGCTTGGCTGCGCTGGTGTCGATCTGCTAGAAAAGTTGCTACGCTACGAGCCGTCGGAGCGCATTACGGCGGCAGACGCGTTGAACCACCCGTACTTTAGCCTCCAGTTTTAG
- a CDS encoding putative T-complex protein 1, delta subunit: MSAAIVNRAASGAAAPRRKGNESKKDNNTQTDVRLSNITAAKAVADCIRTSLGPRGMDKMIIDPKGETIISNDGATILSRLQVTHPCAKMLVDLSKAQDIEAGDGTTSVAVLCGALLRAVEELLNKGIHPTQITESFNECAKLAEKVLEDMSIKIDIDDRDTLIKAAITSLNSKVISQNSDLLAPMAVDAVRKIIRSNGDVDLRDIRVTSALGGTIDDTELIQNGMVFKQKASRVAGGPARIQDATIALIQFQLSPPKTDMESTVTITDYTQMDRALKEERKYLLGLCKAIKDAGVNVLLVQKSVLRDAVTAQSLDFLAKMKIMVVTDIERNDIDFITKTLGCMPVANLENLTKDKFGHAKTVIEEGTPSGKVIKIMGVQPPPPSSLNHELFGKTVCFFLRGSNSLMLEEAERALHDSLCVIRSIVKKRAIMPGGAAGEIEVCMQLGKYARERAEGMQTFCMRAYADAFEIIPYTLAENAGMQPISIVTELRNAHASGHVNSGVNVRKGCVTDMVEENVVQPLLVSTSAVRLASEAVMMILKIDDIIMTRI; the protein is encoded by the coding sequence ATGTCGGCCGCTATAGTGAACCGCGCTGCTagtggcgccgcggcgccgcgccgcaagGGCAACGAGAGCAAGAAAGATAACAACACGCAGACAGATGTGCGCCTCAGCAACATCACGGCGGCCAAGGCCGTGGCGGACTGCATCCGCACCTCGCTCGGGCCTCGCGGCATGGACAAGATGATTATTGACCCGAAGGGGGAGACGATCATCAGCAACGACGGTGCTACGATCCTGTCGCGGCTGCAAGTGACGCACCCGTGTGCCAAGATGCTCGTGGATCTGTCCAAGGCCCAGGACATCGAAGCTGGCGACGGCACGACGTCAGTCGCGGTGCTATGCGGCGCCCTTctgcgcgccgtcgaggagctgctgaacaAGGGCATTCACCCGACGCAGATCACCGAGAGCTTCAACGAGTGTGCCAAGCTGGCCGAGAAGGTGCTGGAGGACATGAGCATCAAGATTGACATCGACGACCGCGACACGCTCATCAAGGCAGCCATCACGTCGCTCAACTCGAAGGTCATCTCACAGAACAGCGACCTGCTGGCCCCGATGGCGGTGGACGCCGTGCGCAAGATTATccgcagcaacggcgacgtcgacCTGCGCGACATCCGCGTCACTTCCGCACTGGGCGGCACGATCGACGACACGGAGCTGATTCAGAATGGTATGGTGTTCAAGCAGAAGGCGTCGCGCGTTGCTGGCGGGCCGGCGCGCATCCAGGACGCCACGATCGCGCTCATCCAGTTCCAGCTCTCGCCACCCAAGACGGACATGGAGAGCACCGTCACGATCACCGACTACACGCAGATGGACCGTGCCCTCAAGGAGGAGCGCAAGTATCTGCTGGGCCTGTGCAAAGCAATCAAGGATGCGGGCGTGAatgtgctgctggtgcagaagtcggtgctgcgcgatgccgTCACGGCGCAGTCGCTTGACTTTCTCGCCAAGATGAAGATCATGGTGGTGACAGACATTGAGCGCAACGACATCGACTTCATTACGAAGACGCTTGGCTGTATGCCGGTCGCGAACCTGGAGAACCTCACCAAGGACAAGTTCGGCCACGCCAAGACGGTCATTGAGGAGGGCACGCCGAGCGGCAAGGTGATCAAGATCATGggcgtgcagccgccgccgccgtcgtcgctcaACCACGAGCTGTTTGGCAAGACCGTGTGCTTCTTCCTGCGCGGTAGCAACAGCCTCATGCTCGAGGAGGCCGAGCGCGCCCTGCACGACTCCCTCTGCGTTATTCGATCCATTGTGAAGAAGCGCGCCATCATGccgggcggcgcggctggcgaGATTGAGGTGTGCATGCAGCTCGGCAAGTACGCGCGCGAGCGGGCGGAGGGGATGCAGACGTTCTGCATGCGGGCGTACGCGGACGCCTTCGAGATTATCCCGTACACGCTGGCGGAGAATGCTGGGATGCAGCCCATCTCGATCGTCACGGAGCTGCGTAACGCCCACGCGTCTGGGCACGTGAACAGCGGCGTGAATGTGCGCAAGGGTTGTGTGACGGACATGGTCGAGGAGAACgtggtgcagccgctgctcgtgtCGACGTCCGCCGTGCGCCTTGCCTCGGAGGCGGTGATGATGATCTTGAAGATCGACGACATCATCATGACGCGCATCTGA